One genomic segment of Candidatus Marsarchaeota archaeon includes these proteins:
- a CDS encoding DUF4382 domain-containing protein, protein MASKGAIAGIVLGIIVVAVILYAFASYQRAPAAQAAQGTIVLQLTDPPLVPNGTQSLVITYSSVQLHEAGAANTTGFVSVNASGSINLMNLTNITQTIASLKVRQNQSFNMVRFNITNANITINGTTYAVTVPSSSLLVKLNSNLNVTNGLAVIDMTPTIVQIYTSTQDVFVLVPSLKAVVTGNGAVSSAQARVGATERIQTGEREALNRAGATISVTGASLAVSGNSTSLAVTVQNDGNSSVVLKHVVLSGYMRAAVSATALGDMSPPAGSYGYEAGYSIDLSHAEDMMNASISGLLGGASTVEHLNETGDIGEALGLNSSAVSRLMLQHFNFSSNNSVATALKALNISANATQVRNMMLYMSNRMNASIMEGMHNFNASSPELHKTISEAENYTHSYHNALNFIVAANGTLSLPFTEAEAEGPNGYSLAPGQNVTLSYNGPILFGKSHIGISLIANLTYTVSIAGEDGATASTNVTAS, encoded by the coding sequence ATGGCGAGCAAAGGTGCGATAGCTGGAATAGTACTTGGCATAATAGTAGTTGCTGTTATACTGTACGCTTTTGCGTCTTACCAGAGGGCGCCTGCTGCGCAGGCCGCTCAGGGCACGATAGTGCTGCAGCTCACCGACCCTCCACTTGTGCCAAACGGCACGCAGTCGCTGGTCATAACTTATTCGTCCGTGCAGCTCCACGAGGCGGGCGCAGCAAACACGACAGGTTTCGTCTCAGTCAACGCAAGCGGCTCGATCAACTTGATGAACTTGACCAACATAACGCAGACCATAGCTTCACTGAAAGTGCGTCAGAACCAGAGCTTCAACATGGTCAGGTTCAACATAACCAATGCCAATATAACGATTAACGGCACGACATACGCTGTCACGGTGCCGAGCTCCAGCCTGCTCGTCAAGCTCAACAGCAATCTGAACGTCACGAATGGCCTGGCCGTGATAGACATGACGCCGACCATAGTGCAGATCTACACGAGCACACAGGATGTCTTTGTGCTTGTTCCATCGCTCAAGGCAGTTGTTACTGGAAATGGAGCCGTATCAAGCGCGCAGGCGCGCGTCGGCGCCACTGAGCGCATCCAAACCGGCGAGAGAGAGGCGCTGAACAGGGCAGGGGCCACCATATCGGTAACTGGTGCTAGCCTGGCAGTGTCAGGCAACTCAACTTCGCTAGCAGTCACAGTGCAAAATGATGGCAACTCATCGGTGGTGCTCAAGCACGTAGTACTCTCAGGTTACATGCGCGCCGCAGTATCAGCCACAGCATTGGGCGACATGAGTCCACCAGCCGGATCATACGGCTACGAGGCGGGCTACAGCATAGACTTGAGTCACGCTGAGGACATGATGAATGCCAGCATATCAGGCTTGCTGGGCGGTGCCAGCACAGTCGAGCATCTCAATGAAACCGGAGACATAGGAGAGGCGCTCGGCCTCAACTCGTCGGCCGTAAGCAGGCTGATGCTGCAGCACTTCAACTTCAGCAGCAACAACAGCGTGGCCACAGCGCTTAAGGCACTCAACATAAGCGCCAACGCCACACAGGTACGCAACATGATGCTCTACATGAGCAACAGGATGAACGCCAGCATCATGGAGGGCATGCACAACTTTAATGCATCCAGCCCTGAGCTCCATAAGACGATATCCGAGGCCGAGAATTACACGCACAGCTACCATAACGCGCTCAATTTCATAGTAGCTGCCAACGGCACGCTCTCGCTGCCGTTCACAGAAGCAGAAGCGGAGGGCCCTAACGGCTACTCGCTCGCGCCGGGGCAGAACGTCACGCTTTCGTACAACGGGCCAATCCTGTTTGGGAAGAGCCATATCGGGATATCGTTGATCGCCAACCTTACTTATACGGTAAGCATAGCAGGAGAGGATGGAGCCACTGCGAGCACGAACGTCACTGCGAGCTAG